A single Arachidicoccus sp. BS20 DNA region contains:
- a CDS encoding helix-turn-helix domain-containing protein, which yields MDIVKMTENEFLESGMEVVFQKRYDVPGSIKSSITCFELNESFSKPDSGVMIYNVQKNEEDKKLDLRFCVTGNRYCDKENCNECTGSMTGVCESSRDMLSLFSFSFTPNYLQQFTGSDKSSDNKKDKVLSFEYKTSFTKLFPLRARHRSSLANLLEGNYSGAMENIFFNSKIHEVLLYSMDYLADENDKEIFTCRFLADDAGKAKIFHAKDVLLENIGEPMTIKALSRRVGINECYLKKGFKEVFGTTIFDFYQQQRMDHAKYLLYQKGLSVTDVANILGYSSISHFSSAFKKQTGIKPCELLLK from the coding sequence ATGGACATTGTGAAAATGACGGAAAATGAATTTTTGGAATCAGGAATGGAAGTTGTTTTTCAAAAACGATACGACGTTCCGGGTTCGATAAAATCGTCCATTACCTGTTTTGAATTGAACGAATCGTTTTCAAAACCGGACAGCGGCGTTATGATTTATAATGTTCAAAAAAACGAGGAAGATAAAAAGCTGGACTTACGGTTTTGCGTTACAGGAAACCGTTATTGCGACAAAGAAAATTGCAATGAATGCACTGGTAGTATGACCGGCGTTTGCGAAAGCTCAAGAGATATGCTTAGCTTGTTCAGTTTCAGCTTTACACCGAATTATTTGCAACAGTTTACGGGCAGTGACAAGTCTTCAGACAATAAAAAAGATAAGGTTCTTTCGTTTGAATATAAAACTTCTTTTACCAAATTGTTCCCGCTTCGTGCCAGGCACCGCAGCAGTCTTGCCAATTTACTGGAAGGCAACTATTCCGGTGCAATGGAAAATATTTTCTTCAATTCCAAAATCCACGAAGTGCTGTTGTACAGTATGGATTATCTGGCTGATGAAAATGATAAAGAGATTTTTACCTGCCGTTTTTTGGCTGATGACGCCGGTAAAGCAAAGATTTTTCACGCGAAAGATGTATTGTTGGAAAATATTGGAGAGCCAATGACGATTAAGGCTTTAAGCCGTCGTGTAGGTATTAATGAATGCTATTTAAAAAAGGGATTTAAAGAAGTTTTCGGTACAACTATTTTTGATTTTTACCAGCAGCAGCGCATGGACCATGCAAAATATCTGTTGTATCAAAAGGGCTTGAGCGTTACCGATGTCGCTAATATACTCGGTTATTCATCTATCTCGCATTTCTCTTCCGCCTTTAAAAAACAAACAGGTATCAAGCCTTGTGAATTATTGTTGAAGTAA
- a CDS encoding DNA-3-methyladenine glycosylase family protein, whose translation MSYFLHLQKDKKLVPFLKTSFPPLKFRNNIPLRLMASIMSQQLSSRVADVIYKRFLQLFDGKEPTAEQVLAVPKETLRSIGLSNAKTSYIHNVALFCIEKNIDDKMLKALPNEEIIELLTQIKGVGRWTVEMLLMFSLGREDVFAADDLALQQAMMHAYKWKDLDKKILRQKMLKQSEKWKPYRTYACLHLWHWKDNAADL comes from the coding sequence ATGTCTTACTTCCTTCATTTACAAAAAGATAAAAAGCTCGTCCCGTTTCTGAAAACTTCGTTTCCACCATTAAAATTCAGGAACAACATTCCGCTTCGCCTTATGGCAAGCATCATGAGCCAACAGTTGAGCAGCCGCGTTGCAGACGTGATTTATAAAAGATTTCTGCAGCTTTTCGACGGAAAGGAACCTACTGCCGAACAGGTGCTTGCTGTACCAAAAGAAACATTGCGCAGCATCGGTTTGAGCAATGCGAAAACTTCCTACATACATAATGTAGCCTTGTTTTGTATCGAAAAAAATATTGACGATAAAATGCTGAAGGCATTGCCTAATGAAGAAATTATCGAACTGCTTACGCAAATAAAAGGCGTTGGTCGCTGGACGGTCGAAATGTTGCTGATGTTTTCGCTTGGCAGGGAAGATGTATTTGCTGCCGATGATTTAGCGCTGCAACAAGCCATGATGCACGCATACAAATGGAAAGACTTGGACAAAAAAATATTGCGGCAGAAAATGCTGAAGCAATCCGAAAAATGGAAACCTTACCGTACGTATGCCTGCCTGCATCTCTGGCATTGGAAAGACAACGCGGCGGATTTGTAA
- a CDS encoding DUF58 domain-containing protein, translating to MFSFRKNKNHSLQEEKTSPLSSRVRELEIKSKRLTNNLFSGEYHSAFKGRGMAFKEVREYEAGDDIRFIDWNTSARMNHTFSKLFEEERELSVYLLVDTSASNFFGTHKQSKKDLIAEICAAIAFSAASNNDKVSVIFFSDKVEKYIPEKKGRDHILRVVRELLTFKPASAQTDISKALRFLNTTAKHKSIVFILSDFVDDKYEQQIGIAAKKHDVIGIQVFDKMDKDLPRVGLMEVRDPETNQIVLLDTNDKFSRLSYAKQFETITSYGKDLFKKCGADLLQIETGEDFVKILQQFFLKRK from the coding sequence TTGTTTTCATTCAGAAAAAATAAAAATCATTCGCTTCAGGAAGAAAAAACATCTCCCCTGTCAAGCCGCGTGCGCGAACTGGAAATTAAAAGCAAACGCCTGACGAATAATTTATTTTCGGGCGAATATCATTCTGCGTTCAAAGGTCGTGGCATGGCTTTTAAGGAAGTACGCGAATATGAAGCGGGCGATGATATTCGATTTATCGATTGGAACACTTCGGCGCGGATGAATCATACATTCAGCAAGTTGTTTGAAGAGGAAAGAGAGCTGAGCGTGTATCTTTTGGTGGACACAAGCGCGAGTAATTTCTTTGGCACGCACAAGCAATCCAAAAAAGATTTAATCGCTGAAATATGCGCCGCCATTGCTTTTTCGGCTGCGAGCAACAATGATAAAGTGAGCGTGATTTTCTTCAGCGATAAAGTTGAAAAATATATTCCCGAGAAAAAAGGGCGCGACCATATTTTGCGCGTTGTGCGGGAATTATTGACATTCAAACCCGCATCTGCACAAACGGATATTTCCAAAGCATTACGTTTTTTAAATACGACAGCGAAGCACAAAAGCATCGTATTTATATTAAGTGATTTTGTGGATGATAAATATGAACAGCAAATCGGCATTGCTGCCAAAAAGCATGATGTTATTGGCATTCAGGTTTTTGATAAAATGGACAAAGACCTGCCGCGCGTAGGTTTGATGGAAGTGCGCGACCCTGAAACGAATCAAATAGTTTTGCTGGATACCAACGATAAATTTTCGCGCTTGAGCTACGCAAAACAGTTTGAAACAATTACGAGCTACGGAAAAGATTTGTTTAAAAAATGCGGCGCGGATTTGTTACAGATTGAAACGGGCGAAGATTTTGTAAAAATATTACAGCAGTTTTTTTTGAAAAGAAAATAA
- a CDS encoding vWA domain-containing protein — MLINWFENIDFAYPWILTLLILLPVIAIEYFRRQKKSQANILVSTTHFINKVKTLKTRFHNLPFVLRLLALACLIIALARPRYQFTQTESNGKGIDIVLCFDISGSMTLRDFPPTRIDAAKEVATQFVQQRNGDRIGIVIFSNISFTLCPVTTDYAMVLNAIQNIQSGYLQDEGTAIGSGLATSVDRLQYSKAKSKVVILLTDGVDFGGKISPDIATQMAKTFGVKVYTIGIGSINAPTVNGQQSNPADSELVYNPKLLQTIAQQTGGKFFQAKDKEALQEVYASINQLEKSDVKISSFNRYEEKFLPWLIAALILIFVEEVLRLTAFRKFP; from the coding sequence ATGCTGATTAACTGGTTTGAAAATATAGACTTTGCTTATCCGTGGATATTGACGCTGCTGATTTTGCTGCCGGTAATTGCTATCGAATATTTCCGCAGGCAAAAAAAATCGCAGGCAAATATTTTAGTATCCACCACGCATTTTATCAACAAAGTAAAAACACTTAAAACACGTTTTCACAACCTGCCTTTCGTGTTGCGTTTACTCGCATTGGCTTGTTTGATTATTGCATTGGCAAGACCTCGTTATCAATTCACTCAAACGGAATCTAACGGCAAAGGCATTGACATTGTTTTGTGTTTCGACATCAGCGGAAGCATGACACTGCGCGACTTTCCGCCCACGCGCATCGATGCGGCAAAAGAAGTGGCAACACAATTTGTACAGCAACGCAACGGCGACAGAATAGGTATCGTGATTTTCAGCAACATCAGTTTTACACTTTGCCCGGTAACAACAGATTATGCGATGGTACTGAACGCGATTCAGAATATTCAAAGCGGTTATTTACAGGATGAAGGAACTGCAATCGGTTCGGGATTAGCCACCAGTGTGGACAGATTGCAATACAGCAAAGCAAAAAGTAAAGTAGTTATCTTGCTCACGGACGGCGTGGATTTCGGCGGAAAAATTTCGCCCGACATTGCGACACAAATGGCAAAAACTTTCGGCGTAAAAGTTTATACAATTGGTATCGGAAGCATTAATGCCCCCACAGTAAACGGGCAACAATCAAACCCGGCGGATTCAGAACTCGTTTACAATCCTAAACTACTGCAAACAATAGCACAGCAAACCGGCGGAAAATTCTTTCAGGCAAAAGACAAAGAAGCTTTGCAGGAAGTGTATGCGAGCATCAATCAATTGGAAAAATCTGACGTAAAAATTTCATCATTCAATCGTTATGAAGAAAAGTTTTTGCCTTGGCTGATTGCTGCATTAATATTGATTTTTGTGGAAGAGGTTTTGAGACTTACGGCGTTTAGAAAGTTTCCATAA
- a CDS encoding HD domain-containing protein, protein MATQRKIINDPVHGFITINHPLLFRIIDHPYFQRLRRIRQMAMASFVYPGAVHTRLHHALGAYHLMCCAVNELKDKGIEISAEEELAVKCAILLHDIGHGPFSHALEHILVKGVHHEQLSLQIMQMLNKEFDGELQLAIDIFTNNYHKPFLHQLISGQLDMDRMDYLSRDSFFTGVSEGVIGYDRILKMLSVHDNQLVVEEKGLYSVEKFLLARRQMYWQVYLHKTVLGAEKLLVNILKRAKEIFSLNDKDIILHSPLDYFFTEFDGNINDDVLKLFCLLDDVDIEFAIKKWSKHHDKVLSTLSKNVLNRNLLKCKLESEPFANDFVEMQMQKAGQRYSLSEDEVKYFVFTGETTNTIYSVGDENILMLMKDGSLKEISALENSLIHQTLSAPVKKFYICYPK, encoded by the coding sequence ATGGCGACACAGCGAAAAATCATCAACGACCCGGTACATGGTTTCATTACCATTAATCATCCGTTGTTGTTTAGGATAATTGATCATCCGTATTTTCAGCGATTGAGAAGAATCCGTCAAATGGCGATGGCGAGTTTTGTGTATCCCGGCGCGGTTCATACACGCTTGCATCATGCATTGGGCGCGTATCATTTAATGTGTTGCGCCGTGAACGAACTGAAAGACAAAGGCATTGAAATTTCTGCCGAAGAAGAACTTGCCGTGAAATGTGCAATTCTGCTGCACGACATTGGTCATGGCCCGTTTTCGCATGCGCTCGAACATATTTTGGTCAAAGGCGTTCATCATGAGCAACTGAGCTTACAAATTATGCAGATGCTGAATAAGGAATTCGACGGAGAACTGCAATTGGCGATTGATATTTTTACCAATAATTATCACAAGCCATTTCTGCATCAGCTTATCAGCGGGCAGTTGGATATGGACAGAATGGATTATTTGTCGCGCGACAGTTTTTTCACGGGCGTGAGCGAAGGCGTGATTGGTTATGACAGAATTTTGAAAATGCTTTCTGTTCACGACAATCAGTTGGTGGTAGAAGAAAAAGGATTGTATAGCGTGGAGAAATTTTTGCTCGCGCGCAGGCAAATGTATTGGCAAGTCTATTTACACAAAACGGTTTTGGGTGCGGAAAAGTTATTGGTCAATATTTTAAAACGTGCAAAAGAAATTTTCAGCTTGAATGATAAAGACATTATTCTTCATTCGCCGCTCGATTATTTTTTCACAGAGTTTGATGGAAATATTAATGACGATGTGTTGAAATTGTTTTGCCTGCTCGACGATGTGGACATTGAATTTGCCATAAAAAAATGGAGCAAGCATCACGATAAAGTTTTATCAACATTGAGTAAAAATGTGCTGAACAGAAATTTGCTGAAGTGTAAGTTAGAATCTGAACCTTTTGCAAATGATTTCGTTGAAATGCAAATGCAGAAAGCCGGTCAGCGATATTCTCTTTCGGAAGACGAAGTGAAATATTTTGTATTCACAGGAGAAACAACGAATACAATTTACAGCGTGGGCGATGAAAATATTTTGATGTTGATGAAAGACGGCTCGCTCAAAGAAATATCCGCATTGGAAAATTCATTGATTCATCAAACGCTTTCCGCGCCTGTAAAAAAATTCTACATTTGTTATCCGAAATAG
- the arsB gene encoding ACR3 family arsenite efflux transporter has translation MQPKLKFLDRYLTLWIFLAMLAGVALGYLFPDISNITNSLSVGATNIPLAIGLILLMYPPLAKVDYSLLPKAFKDKKVMSVSLLLNWIIGPVLMFLLAIIFLRNESDYMAGLILIGLARCIAMVIVWNDLASGNREYGALLVALNSIFQVLFYSFYTWLFINVLPAKLGLGNFTISVPMKEVSQSVAIYLGVPFLAGFFSRYFLIKAKGKDWYNRKFVPAISPVTLYALLFAIVLMFSLKGDKILELPLDVIKVAIPLIIYFVLMFFASFFINKSLKIPYDKNASVAFTATGNNFELAIAVAIAIFGIHSPEAFVGVIGPLVEVPVLILLVKASLRMKKKYY, from the coding sequence ATGCAGCCGAAATTAAAATTCCTCGACAGGTACTTAACGCTATGGATTTTTCTGGCAATGCTTGCCGGTGTTGCATTGGGATATTTATTCCCTGATATTTCAAATATCACAAATTCTCTTTCCGTAGGCGCCACTAATATTCCGCTCGCAATCGGTTTAATTTTGTTGATGTATCCGCCGTTGGCAAAAGTGGATTATTCCTTGTTGCCCAAAGCATTTAAGGATAAGAAAGTAATGTCTGTCTCCTTGTTGTTGAATTGGATTATTGGTCCTGTTTTAATGTTCCTGCTGGCAATAATTTTCTTGCGAAACGAGTCGGATTATATGGCGGGATTGATTTTAATCGGACTTGCAAGGTGTATTGCAATGGTCATTGTATGGAACGATTTGGCAAGCGGAAACCGTGAATACGGCGCGTTACTGGTAGCGCTCAACAGTATTTTCCAGGTATTGTTTTACAGCTTTTACACATGGCTTTTCATCAATGTATTGCCTGCGAAATTAGGCTTGGGAAATTTCACTATTTCCGTGCCGATGAAAGAAGTAAGCCAAAGCGTTGCGATTTATTTGGGAGTACCTTTTTTAGCAGGATTTTTCAGCCGTTATTTTTTAATAAAAGCCAAAGGAAAAGATTGGTACAACAGAAAATTTGTGCCCGCAATTTCTCCGGTTACTTTGTATGCTCTATTGTTTGCCATTGTGCTGATGTTCAGCCTGAAGGGCGATAAAATTTTGGAATTGCCTTTGGATGTTATAAAAGTTGCCATTCCGTTAATCATCTATTTTGTACTGATGTTTTTTGCGAGTTTCTTTATTAATAAATCGTTGAAGATTCCTTACGACAAAAATGCTTCTGTTGCTTTTACGGCAACAGGCAACAATTTTGAGCTGGCTATTGCCGTTGCCATCGCTATTTTCGGCATTCATTCGCCCGAAGCATTTGTTGGTGTAATTGGTCCGTTGGTAGAAGTTCCCGTTTTGATTTTGTTGGTAAAAGCAAGTTTGCGGATGAAGAAAAAATATTATTGA
- the lpxD gene encoding UDP-3-O-(3-hydroxymyristoyl)glucosamine N-acyltransferase, with the protein MQFSAKQIAAFINAQIEGDENTIVTNFNNIEAAQQGDLSFLSNPKYEEFLYTSKASLVIVNKRLQLKQNVLATLLRVDDAYAAFATLLKIYQDLQTQGLNGIEEHSHIAASAKIDENVYVGSFAYVSDNVVIGKGSKIYPQVFIGANVKVGENTIIYAGAKIYKDCVIGSNVIIHAGAVIGADGFGFAPNADGTYQKIPQIGNVVIEDNVEIGANTTIDRATLNSTIVRKGVKIDNLVQIAHNAELGENTAIAAQAGVSGSTKIGKNVMIAGQAGIVGHIHIADQTIVTAQSGVAKSTSEKQIVSGSPAFEYTKNNRSNVVFKRLPELEKKILELEKLVKELSK; encoded by the coding sequence ATGCAATTCTCTGCAAAGCAAATAGCCGCTTTCATCAATGCGCAAATCGAAGGCGATGAAAATACAATTGTTACTAATTTCAACAATATCGAAGCCGCGCAGCAAGGCGATTTAAGTTTTTTATCCAATCCCAAATACGAAGAATTTTTATACACCTCCAAAGCATCGTTGGTTATCGTCAATAAAAGGTTGCAATTGAAGCAAAATGTTTTGGCGACTTTATTACGTGTGGACGATGCCTATGCCGCTTTCGCAACGCTTCTGAAAATTTATCAGGACTTGCAAACGCAAGGTTTGAACGGCATTGAAGAGCATTCACACATCGCTGCTTCCGCAAAGATTGATGAAAATGTGTATGTTGGCTCATTCGCTTATGTGAGTGACAATGTTGTGATTGGCAAAGGCTCAAAAATTTATCCGCAAGTATTTATTGGTGCGAATGTGAAAGTTGGCGAGAACACGATTATTTATGCAGGCGCAAAAATTTATAAAGATTGTGTTATCGGCAGTAATGTGATTATTCACGCAGGTGCAGTTATTGGCGCGGACGGTTTTGGTTTTGCGCCGAATGCCGACGGCACGTATCAAAAAATTCCGCAAATAGGAAATGTGGTAATTGAAGATAATGTGGAGATTGGCGCGAACACCACGATTGACCGCGCTACGCTTAACTCAACGATTGTCAGAAAAGGCGTGAAGATTGATAATCTTGTACAAATTGCACACAATGCAGAGCTTGGCGAAAATACCGCAATTGCAGCGCAGGCGGGCGTTTCGGGCAGTACTAAGATTGGAAAAAATGTAATGATTGCCGGGCAGGCGGGGATTGTGGGACACATTCATATCGCAGACCAAACAATTGTAACAGCGCAATCGGGCGTAGCAAAATCTACTTCAGAAAAACAAATCGTGAGCGGAAGCCCTGCATTTGAGTACACAAAAAATAACCGCAGCAATGTTGTTTTCAAACGGCTTCCCGAACTGGAGAAGAAAATTTTGGAATTGGAAAAATTAGTCAAAGAATTGTCAAAGTAA
- a CDS encoding bifunctional UDP-3-O-[3-hydroxymyristoyl] N-acetylglucosamine deacetylase/3-hydroxyacyl-ACP dehydratase, translating to MTEQFNQDKQHTLAKAVTISGTGLHTGALVDMKLNPAKPGFGIQFQRIDLEGQPIIKADCDLVTDTSRGTTLQVGNAKVSTVEHLLSAFVGLGVDNVLVEINGPEIPIMDGSAQPFIEIIEQAGVEEQDAEKIWYKLDENIHFYDEEKRVEMVALPSEKYSLTALIDFNSPVLGTQYAQLKKMSNFKAEVASCRTFSFLHELEMLLEHNLIKGGDLSNAIIVVDKPVTDTELERLAKVFNKEKVAVSKDGYLNNLELRFPNEPARHKLLDMVGDLALIGYPVKARVLANRPGHSTNVAFAKMIKQQIKKIKNLPDVPVYDYTKPPLYTTEQIEKILPHRYPFLLVDKIINLTETTIVGVKNVTFNEYFFQGHFPGNPVMPGVLQIEALAQTGGILCISSMGEGQFDTYFLKIDNCKFKQMIRPGDTLLLKMELNEPIRRGICNMHGTVYANGKIATEADMVAQVVKRKD from the coding sequence ATGACTGAGCAGTTCAATCAAGACAAGCAACATACATTGGCGAAAGCCGTAACGATTAGCGGAACAGGATTACATACAGGCGCTTTGGTGGATATGAAGTTGAACCCTGCAAAACCGGGCTTCGGCATACAATTTCAAAGAATAGACTTAGAGGGGCAGCCGATTATCAAAGCCGATTGTGATTTGGTTACAGATACGAGTCGTGGTACAACTCTGCAAGTTGGAAATGCCAAAGTTTCTACGGTGGAGCATTTGCTTTCTGCGTTTGTGGGTCTTGGGGTGGACAATGTTTTGGTCGAAATCAACGGTCCTGAAATACCTATTATGGACGGTAGCGCGCAACCTTTTATAGAAATCATTGAGCAGGCGGGCGTAGAAGAACAGGATGCTGAAAAGATTTGGTATAAATTGGATGAAAATATTCATTTCTACGACGAAGAAAAGCGTGTGGAAATGGTGGCGTTGCCCTCTGAAAAATACAGCTTGACGGCATTGATTGATTTCAATAGTCCTGTATTGGGAACACAATACGCGCAGTTGAAAAAAATGAGCAACTTTAAAGCGGAAGTTGCATCATGCAGAACATTTAGTTTTTTACACGAACTGGAAATGTTACTGGAACACAATTTAATTAAAGGCGGCGATTTGAGCAACGCAATTATTGTGGTGGACAAGCCCGTTACCGATACTGAGCTGGAGCGCCTGGCAAAGGTTTTCAACAAAGAAAAGGTTGCCGTAAGTAAAGACGGTTATCTTAACAATCTGGAATTGCGTTTTCCCAATGAACCGGCGCGTCATAAGTTGCTGGACATGGTTGGCGATTTGGCGTTGATTGGTTATCCCGTGAAAGCACGCGTATTGGCAAACCGTCCTGGACACAGCACCAATGTTGCTTTTGCAAAAATGATAAAGCAACAGATTAAGAAAATAAAAAATTTGCCCGACGTTCCCGTTTATGACTATACAAAACCGCCGTTGTACACAACGGAACAGATAGAAAAGATATTGCCGCACCGTTATCCGTTTTTGTTGGTGGATAAGATTATCAATTTAACGGAGACGACAATTGTAGGCGTAAAAAATGTAACATTCAACGAGTATTTTTTTCAGGGGCATTTTCCCGGAAATCCTGTAATGCCGGGCGTTTTGCAGATTGAGGCTTTGGCGCAAACGGGCGGAATACTTTGTATCAGCTCAATGGGCGAAGGACAATTTGATACTTATTTTTTAAAAATAGATAATTGTAAATTCAAGCAAATGATTCGCCCCGGCGATACATTATTGCTGAAAATGGAATTGAACGAACCGATTCGCCGCGGCATTTGCAATATGCACGGAACGGTTTATGCCAACGGAAAAATTGCTACCGAAGCTGATATGGTGGCACAGGTCGTGAAACGAAAAGATTAG
- a CDS encoding AAA family ATPase gives MIAEDILKINEAVEQKSELISKIKKELSTKIVGQSYMIDRLLIGLLSNGHVLLEGVPGLAKTLSIKSLAQSVHGHFSRIQFTPDLLPADVIGTMIYNQPKNEFTVRKGPIFANFILADEINRAPAKVQSALLEAMQEKQVTIGENSYQLPKPFLVLATQNPLEQEGTYPLPEAQVDRFMLKVIVGYPSKKEEQLIIRQNTQPAQSADINAIVTLDEINEARALVSQIYMDEKIEKYILDIVFATRFPEQYGLDKLKPFISYGGSPRASINLALAGKAHAFMQQRGYVIPEDIKAISKDVLRHRIGITYEAEAENITSEQIVDDILKAVQVP, from the coding sequence ATGATAGCAGAAGATATACTCAAAATTAATGAAGCTGTTGAACAGAAATCGGAACTGATAAGCAAAATCAAAAAAGAGCTTTCAACAAAAATCGTCGGACAGTCGTATATGATTGACCGCTTGCTCATCGGTTTGCTGAGCAACGGTCATGTGTTGCTCGAAGGTGTTCCGGGATTGGCAAAAACATTGTCGATAAAATCGCTGGCACAATCTGTACACGGGCATTTCAGCCGAATACAGTTTACACCGGATTTGCTTCCTGCAGACGTTATCGGCACGATGATTTATAATCAACCGAAGAATGAATTTACGGTGCGCAAAGGTCCTATTTTTGCTAATTTTATTTTGGCAGATGAAATCAACCGCGCACCCGCAAAAGTACAAAGCGCCTTACTCGAAGCCATGCAGGAAAAGCAGGTAACGATTGGCGAAAATTCGTATCAACTTCCAAAACCATTTCTTGTTTTAGCTACGCAAAACCCGCTTGAACAGGAAGGAACATATCCTTTGCCTGAGGCGCAGGTGGACAGGTTTATGCTAAAAGTAATTGTTGGTTATCCTTCCAAAAAAGAAGAACAATTAATCATTCGTCAGAATACACAACCGGCTCAAAGCGCAGACATCAATGCAATTGTAACACTCGATGAAATCAACGAAGCGCGCGCACTTGTGAGCCAAATTTATATGGACGAAAAGATTGAGAAATATATTCTCGACATTGTGTTTGCAACGCGCTTTCCCGAACAATACGGATTGGATAAATTAAAACCTTTCATCAGCTATGGTGGTTCGCCACGTGCCAGCATTAATCTTGCATTGGCAGGCAAAGCCCACGCATTTATGCAGCAGCGCGGCTATGTAATTCCTGAAGATATTAAAGCGATTAGCAAAGACGTGCTGCGTCATCGTATAGGAATTACTTACGAAGCAGAAGCGGAAAATATTACATCGGAACAAATTGTGGACGATATTTTAAAAGCTGTGCAAGTACCTTAG
- a CDS encoding helix-turn-helix domain-containing protein — protein MANTDKSNKIHEGRNIKRFREMLGIKQDALAYELGDDWNQQKVSLLEQKETIESSVLEQVAEILKIPAEAIKNFDEEQVVNIISNTFNIEKDAYIGNSKPTFNINPIEEIKKLHEEKIALYERMLKEKTEMIEKLEKLFDKK, from the coding sequence ATGGCTAATACGGATAAAAGCAACAAAATACACGAGGGTCGCAACATAAAGCGCTTCCGCGAAATGCTGGGTATAAAGCAGGATGCTTTGGCTTATGAATTGGGCGACGATTGGAACCAACAAAAGGTTTCTTTACTTGAGCAAAAAGAAACAATCGAATCTTCCGTTCTCGAACAAGTTGCAGAAATTTTGAAAATTCCGGCAGAGGCCATTAAAAATTTTGATGAAGAACAAGTAGTGAATATTATTTCCAATACTTTTAATATCGAAAAAGACGCTTATATTGGAAATTCAAAGCCAACATTCAATATCAATCCCATTGAAGAAATAAAAAAGTTGCACGAAGAAAAGATTGCTTTATATGAACGTATGCTGAAAGAAAAGACCGAGATGATTGAAAAACTGGAAAAGCTGTTTGATAAAAAATGA